A window of Garciella nitratireducens DSM 15102 contains these coding sequences:
- a CDS encoding metal-sensitive transcriptional regulator — protein sequence MNSKDKEQEALLNRLKRIEGQVKGIQRMIENKKYCGDILTQIAAAKAALEKVGGIVLEEHLKTCIKEAVEEKNDENVNELIKIMLKFMK from the coding sequence ATGAATTCAAAAGATAAAGAGCAAGAAGCTTTATTAAATAGATTAAAAAGAATAGAAGGACAGGTAAAGGGCATCCAAAGAATGATAGAGAACAAAAAATATTGTGGAGATATTCTTACTCAGATTGCAGCAGCAAAGGCAGCTTTAGAAAAGGTAGGAGGAATTGTATTGGAAGAGCATTTAAAGACTTGTATTAAAGAAGCTGTAGAAGAAAAAAATGATGAAAATGTAAATGAATTAATAAAAATTATGCTTAAGTTTATGAAATAA